The following proteins are encoded in a genomic region of Oncorhynchus kisutch isolate 150728-3 linkage group LG6, Okis_V2, whole genome shotgun sequence:
- the LOC109893389 gene encoding probable G-protein coupled receptor 146, which translates to MWSCIAYNETDSSSEHRLCQDFGLVLSVFSLFYLMVCFPIGLCYNALLVVVNLSNKMSMTMPDVYFVNMAIAGLVLNLVAPVELLGPSFTRWPVWEYNNEIYITLLILFNISSLVIMYSTTLLSLDYYIERALPRTYMSSVYNTKHVCGFIWGGAVLTSFSSLLFYVCNHVSTKIIECSKMQNKEAADAIMMFIGYVVPAVAVLYAFVLILRIRKESTPLDQDSSRLDPSIHRLLLASVCMQFVLWTPYYMTLLVHTIAGAPGSYGSNNKQRLTIYFFLRCLSELLAFSSSFAMPLMYRQMNKNFSHKLQRLLKRLNCRDTSCPHEHSSVQQVAT; encoded by the coding sequence ATGTGGAGCTGTATAGCTTACAATGAGACGGACTCCAGCTCCGAACACCGGCTCTGCCAGGACTTTGGCCTCGTCCTTTCCGTCTTCTCCTTGTTCTACCTCATGGTGTgcttccccatagggctctgctaCAACGCCCTGCTGGTGGTGGTCAACCTCTCCAACAAAATGTCCATGACCATGCCAGACGTCTACTTCGTCAACATGGCCATCGCTGGCCTGGTCCTCAACCTGGTGGCCCCCGTGGAGCTGCTAGGCCCTAGCTTCACACGATGGCCTGTGTGGGAGTACAACAATGAGATCTACATCACCCTGCTCATCCTCTTCAATATCTcctccctggtcatcatgtactcCACCACGCTGCTCAGCCTGGACTACTACATCGAGCGAGCGCTGCCGCGCACCTACATGTCCAGCGTGTACAACACCAAGCACGTGTGCGGCTTCATCTGGGGCGGCGCTGTGCTCACCAGCTTCTCCTCGCTGCTCTTCTACGTGTGCAACCACGTCTCCACCAAGATCATCGAGTGCTCCAAGATGCAGAACAAGGAGGCTGCGGACGCCATCATGATGTTCATCGGCTACGTGGTTCCGGCCGTGGCCGTGCTGTATGCTTTCGTGCTCATCCTGCGCATTAGGAAGGAGTCCACCCCGCTGGACCAGGACTCATCCCGGCTGGACCCTTCTATCCACCGGCTGCTGCTGGCCTCTGTCTGCATGCAGTTTGTCCTATGGACCCCGTACTACATGACTCTACTGGTACACACTATAGCCGGGGCGCCGGGGAGCTACGGCAGCAACAACAAACAGCGGCTCACAATTTACTTCTTCCTGAGGTGTCTGTCGGAGCTGCTGGCCTTCTCCAGTAGCTTCGCCATGCCTCTCATGTACAGGCAGATGAACAAGAACTTCTCCCACAAGCTGCAGCGGCTGCTAAAGAGGCTAAACTGCAGGGACACATCCTGCCCTCACGAACACTCCTCAGTGCAGCAGGTGGCGACGTGA